A stretch of Eleutherodactylus coqui strain aEleCoq1 chromosome 9, aEleCoq1.hap1, whole genome shotgun sequence DNA encodes these proteins:
- the LOC136578253 gene encoding solute carrier family 52, riboflavin transporter, member 3-B-like, with protein MAVVLHILSCLLGLGSWVAINGVWVELPLLVPHTPEGWELPSYLSLLIQFANIGPLAVTLIHKFCPGRLREGPVIFVILAVGIASCVLLAFLWQETSWVGSSRRSTALLSLIFFLSLVDCTSSVTFLPYMTRLRPDYLISYFIGEGLSGLMPALLALIQGVGVVNCEPMNRTESNESYATGNLTAVYQPARFPAWGFFLFLAGMMGLCLIAFTTLHKMSKELGLQDAGKGKRRMKKDPWSKGIMQKPMMGEDETKTKVVKKETRKYSTWEKVFIYLVLAWVNALTNAVLPSVQTYSCIPYGGRIYHLAATLAAIANPVACGIAMYLPSRRLLTVGSLTVIGSSIGSYIMGMAVLSPCPPLLRDHTGGVLIVVAWVLFVGVLSYVKVIIGVILRNEGHSALVWCGAVVQLGSMLGALTMFPLVNVYAMFQSGDSCNERCPQ; from the exons ATGGCGGTCGTCCTGCATATCCTCTCCTGTCTGCTGGGCCTAGGTTCCTGGGTTGCCATCAATGGGGTTTGGGTGGAGTTGCCTCTCTTGGTGCCTCATACTCCAGAAGGCTGGGAGCTTCCGTCCTACCTCTCTCTACTTATTCAGTTTGCTAACATTGGGCCACTTGCTGTCACACTTATCCATAAGTTTTGTCCGGGACGTCTCCGGGAGGGACCTGTGATATTTGTGATTTTGGCAGTAGGGATTGCATCATGTGTCTTACTGGCTTTCCTATGGCAGGAGACAAGTTGGGTGGGATCGTCCCGAAGAAGTACTGCTTTGCTGAGTCTCATCTTCTTCCTCTCCTTGGTGGACTGCACTTCTTCAGTTACTTTTCTTCCTTACATGACTCGTCTCAGGCCAGATTACCTGATCTCATACTTCATTGGAGAGGGCCTAAGTGGGCTGATGCCAGCATTACTGGCTTTGATTCAAGGTGTGGGTGTAGTGAACTGTGAACCGATGAACAGAACTGAATCCAATGAGTCATATGCCACAGGAAACCTAACAGCGGTCTACCAGCCAGCCAGATTCCCAGCATGGGGCTTCTTTCTGTTTCTGGCTGGCATGATGGGCCTCTGTCTAATAGCCTTTACCACGCTTCACAAGATGTCCAAGGAGCTGGGGCTTCAAGACGCAGGCAAAGgcaaaagaagaatgaaaaaagatCCTTGGAGTAAAGGAATTATGCAGAAGCCAATGATGGGTGAGGACGAAACTAAAACAAAGGTGGTAAAGAAAGAAACAAGAAAGTACTCGACCTGGGAAAAGGTCTTCATCTACCTCGTCCTTGCCTGGGTGAATGCTTTGACGAATGCAGTGCTGCCATCAGTTCAGACTTACTCCTGTATACCGTATGGAGGACGCATCTATCACCTGGCGGCTACACTGGCTGCCATTGCAAACCCAGTAGCATGTGGCATTGCTATGTATCTACCCAGCAG GCGTCTCCTGACTGTAGGGTCTCTGACGGTGATCGGTTCCAGCATTGGCTCATATATTATGGGGATGGCGGTTTTAAGCCCGTGTCCACCGCTCCTGAGGGATCACACTGGAGGCGTTCTCATT GTTGTGGCCTGGGTGCTGTTTGTGGGTGTCCTGTCCTATGTGAAGGTGATAATAGGAGTGATCCTGAGGAATGAAGGACACAGCGCCCTCGTGTGGTGTGGGGCAGTCGTGCAGCTGGGATCTATGCTGGGAGCTCTCACCATGTTTCCGCTGGTGAACGTCTACGCCATGTTCCAGTCAGGTGACTCCTGTAATGAGAGGTGCCCCCAATAA